From the genome of Agromyces badenianii:
CAACCGCGCCGCTCGGCACCAGCCAGAGACGGTATTCCTCGGTGGTCGTGCCGATGAGGAGCGGCACGTTCGACGAGGCGCCGGCCGCGAAGGCGTCGGCGGGGGAGGTGGGGACGAGGTCGCCGTCGATCGCGATCGTGAACGCGGGTCCGCCGCCGAGCGGAGAGCTGCCCGCGATCACCTTCGCCTGCGCCGCCGCGAGCCGCTCAGGCGCAACCGCCGCGAAGGCGTCGCGAGTGGCCGCGATGCCGAGTTCCCGGGCGATGAGCGCCGTGATCCTGCCCGCGTCGGCGGGAGTCTTCACCTCGAGCGGCCCACTCATGACGATGGCCCGCTGCATCACCTCGTTCGCGATGGGCGACGCGGCCAGCGCCGCGACGGTCGCTCCGCCGGCCGACTGACCGAAAACCGTGACTCGGGCTGGATCGCCGCCGAACGCGGCGATTTCGCGCTGCACCCAGCGCAGCGCCGCGAGCTGGTCGTGCAGGCCGAGGTTCAGTGGGGCGCCGTCGAGCACCGAGAAGCCCTCGGTGCCGAGCCGGTAGTTCACGGAGACGAACACGACGCCGTCGCGGGCGAACGTCGTCCCGTCGTACCCGGGCAAGGCGTTCGAGCCGTGCTTCAACGAACCGCCGTGCATCCAGACCATGACGGGCAACGGCGCGCCCGCGGCATCCGTCGGCGCCCAGATGTTGACGTTCAAAATACCCTCGCCCGGAATCGCGACCGTCGGCAGCAGTTCCCCGAGCGCACCGGCATAAGGTACCTGCGGTGCGGTCGGCCCGAAGGCTGTGGCATCGCGCACGCCCTCCCACGGCTCGACCGGTGCAGGTAGGCGGAACCGGTGCTCGCCGAATGGCGGGGATGCGTACGGCACTCCGAGGAAGCGGGCGATGCCGTCGATGGTCTCGCCGCGAAGGGCGCCGGTGGAGGTCTCGATGACACCCTCGAGGGGTGCTCGCTCGTCGCTGAGTGGCTGCACCCGCTCATCCTGCCCTTCGGGCGGCGCTTCGCGCTAGATGCGGTGGGCAGACGCAGTCGAGCCCCGGCGATCGTTCGATCGCCGGGGCTCGATGGGTGTTGCGACTACGCCGCGGGCTCGCTGTCGCGCTTTGGCAGCTTCCAACCGGGCCGCACGAAGTGGCAGGTGTAGCCGTTCGGGTACTTCTCCAGGTAGTCCTGGTGCTCGGGCTCAGCTTCCCAGAACGGGCCGGCCGGGGAGACCTCGGTCGTCGCCGGTCCGGGCCAGAGGCCCGACGCGTCGACGTCGGCGATGGTCTCGTGCGCGATGACCTCCTGCTCGTCGCTCGTCGGGAAGATCGCCGAACGGTAGCTCGTGCCGACGTCGTTGCCCTGGCGGTTCCTGGTCGACGGATCGTGGATCTGGAAGAAGAACTCCAGCAGGTCGCGGTACGACTCCGCCTCGGGGTCGAACACGATCTCGATCGCCTCGGCGTGCGTGCCGTGGTTGCGATACGTGGCGTTCGGCACGTCGCCGCCGGTGTAGCCCACGCGAGTGCTGAGCACTCCCGGGCGCTTGCGGATCAGGTCCTCCATGCCCCAGAAACACCCGCCGGCGAGGATCGCGGTCTCGGTTCGTGTGGTCATCGTGCGTTCTCCTGGTTCTCGAACAGTGCGCGGTATCGACCGTAGCCCGCCTCGTCCAGCTCGGCGAGCGGAACGAAGCGCAGGGCAGCGGAGTTCATGCAGTACCGAAGGCCACCGGCATCCACCGGGCCGTCGTCGAAGACGTGACCGAGGTGGCTGTCGGCGCCGGCCGACCGCACCTCGACGCGTTTCATGAACATCGAGCGGTCGGTCTTCTCGGTGACGGCATCGGGCTCGATCGGCTTGGTGAAGCTCGGCCAGCCCGAACGGCTGTCGTACTTGTCGGTCGAGGCGAAGAGCGGCTGCCCCGAGACGACGTCGACGTAGATGCCGGGCTCGTGGTTGTTCCAGTACTCGTTTCGGAAGGCCGGCTCGGTGCCGTCCTCCTGCGTGACCCGGTACTGATTCCGGGTGAGGCGGTCGATTGCCTCGGGAGTCTTGCGGTAGTCCTGTGACACGGTTCCTCCAAGCTCGGCGCCGCTGGCTGCGACGCCCACTGGGAAGAACACACGGGGCGCCGAAGCTGTTCCGGGAGGAATGCGCGAGCGCAAACGTGGATGACTTTCACAGGAGAACATGAGGGTCTGTCCAGAAGCTCTCGGCAGACTGGCCACTTCGCCCGGGCGCCCCCGCTCGTGGATCACCGATCAAGGACCGACCTGCGCTGTGCGCTGCGACGGCCCGCCCCGTGAAAGTCATGCAGAACCAGCCTTCTTCCACTGAACTCAGTCGTCCTGAACCCGCCGAGAGCGAAGCCCTTCGCCCTCGGCGCAGACACCGCCCCCTCTGGCGGAGCGGCCCACTTCTCGCTGCCGGCGCCGTCGCCGCGGTCGGTGCCATGGTCGGCACCGGATTCGTGGTGCAGTCCGCTGTCGCCGCGCAGAACGAGAGCGTCGCCGCCACCTCGGCCATGACGGTCGCCGCCAACCGCGACATCGAGCAGCTCGGCTCGCACGCCGGCATCCTCGAGGCCCGAGCGGTCAAGACGGCGAACGCCACCATCGCCGCCGCGAACGACACGATCTCGGCGGCGCAGGGCAAGGCGGATGCCACGGCGCTCTCCTCCTCGGTCGCTGCGCTCGGCAACTACCGGCTCCTCGCTCCCGAACGCGTCTTCGAACTCGCCGACCGCACTGAGGAGCACCTCGCCCCGGTGCAGGCCGCCGTGGCCGAGGTCGATCGCGTCGCCGCCGAGCAGGCTGCCGCCGCTGCCGCTGCGGCCGCCGCCGCCGCTGCGGCCGCTGCCGCCGCGCAGGCTGCGGCCGAGGCCGCTGAAGAGTCGTCGGCGCCCTCGACCGGCTCGCGTCCGACCGGCCCCGCGAACCCGAGCGGTGCGCAGGCGATCGCCCGCGACCTGATGGCCTCGATGTACGGCTGGGGCGATGACCAGTTCGGCTGCCTCGTCTCCCTCTGGAGCCGTGAATCCGGCTGGAACGTCTACGCCTCGAACTCCTCGAGCGGCGCTTACGGCATTCCGCAGGCCCTGCCGGGCAGCAAGATGGGTTCCGCCGGCGCTGACTGGCAGACCAACCCCGCGACCCAGATCAAGTGGGGACTCGGCTACATCGCCGGACGCTACGGCACGCCGTGCGGCGCATGGGACCACTCGGAATCCGCCGGCTGGTACTGACGTTCGACGGATCGAACGGCGGTGTCGCCGGGCTCGCGCCCGGGGCGCCGCCGTTCGGCGTTCGTCCGCGCTCTAGCTGCGGCATCCGCATCGTGTCAACCGCCTCCGTGCGGCCTCCGCTCCTCGATAACCTGACGGAATGAGCGAGCACGGGGCGGACTACGGCACCACGGCGAAGACGACGACGTCTTCGAAGGGGGGTCTCGTCGCATTCGGCAAGCGGGCGACGGCCTGGGCGCTGACGAGGAAGCCGGTTCGAGCCTTCCTCCTCTACCTGGAACATCACGGCCCCGTGCTGGCCGACAGCGTCACCTACCGCGTGCTCTTCTCAGTCTTCGCGGGGGTGTTCCTCGGATTCGCCGTCGCCGGCACCTGGCTGGCAGGCAACCCCGATGCGCTCGACGCCCTCGTCGAGACCGTCGGTGCGGCCATTCCCGGCCTCGTCGGCGAAGACGGACTGATCTCGCCCGATGACGTCGTGCAGCCGCTGACCCTCAGCATCGCCGGCATCGTCGGTCTCGTCGGTCTCGTCGGCGCGGCCATCGGCGCGATCGGATCGCTCCGCGTCGCCTTCCGCGCGATCGGCGACCAGCCCGACGACCAGACCTTCTTCCTCTGGGTGCTCCTGCGCGACCTGCTGCTGGCCATCGGGTTCGGCGCCGCGCTCGCCGCGGCCGCGGCAGTCACGTTCCTCAGCACGACCGCACTCGGCACGCTCTTCTCGTGGTTGGGCATCTCGACCCACGACGCCGTGTTCGACGCGGCCACGAGATTCGTCTCCATCGTGGTGATCTTCGTGATCGACACGCTCGTGATCGCCGTGATGTTCCGTCTGCTCTCGGGCATGCGGCCGCGAGCCCGTTCGCTCTGGACGGGTGCCGTGATCGGCGGCGTCGGGCTGACCGTGCTGCAGCTGCTCTCGAGCCTCTTCGTCGGCGGCGCCTCCAACAACCCGCTGCTCGCCTCCTTCGGCTCGCTGATCGCCCTGCTCATCTGGCTGAACCTGTCGAGCCAGGTCATCCTGATCGCGGCCGCGTACATCGTCACGGGCGTCGATGAGGAACGCGATCGCGTGCACGCGCTTCACGGCGCACCGACACTGGCGATCCGGCGCATGCAGCATGCAGAACGACGAGCAGCGGATGCCGCGGCCGAGCTCGTGACCGCGCGCGAGGCCGTCGAGCGCGAGCGCACCGGCGCGTGAGGGTGCGGCGGGAGCACACCGGCGAGCCGCAGCGAACGGTTGGCGGACCGCGGTGAACGAATACGGAGACAGCGCGAACCGGTGGCGTCAGAATGGGCAGATGCCGACCGTGCTGCAGATCGTTCGTTCCGTGGTGTCGCCGCTGACCCGCACCCGCGTCTTCCGGTGGAGTGCGCCGCGAATCCTTCCGCCGGTGGAGCGCGTGATCGCGTGGCTCACCGGCGGACGCGTGCAGCTCAGCGCCCTGCTCGTGCCGTCGCTCGTGCTGCACACGACCGGCGCGAAGTCGGGCGAGCCTCGCGATACCGCCCTCATGTACACGCCCGACGGGCAGGGGCGTGCGATCGTCGCCGGCACGAGCTTCGCGCGCGACCGGCATCCCGGGTGGACCTACAACCTGCTCGCGCATCCCGACGCGGCGATCACCGTGCGCGGTTCCCGCATGCCGGTGCGGGCGAGCCTGATCGGTGACGACGAGCGCGAGGCCGCATGGGCCCGCATCGAGGCCCAGTGGCCCGGTTATCGCGCGTACGAGCGGGAATCGGGCCGTGTGGTTCGCCTCTTCCGGCTGCAGCCCGTCGCAGACCCGCACCGCGCGTCGATGTGAAGTGGCCGACGCGGGTCGCCAGAACGGTTCACGGTGCTCCGCCTCAGTGCGCACCCAGCCCTGAGGCCTACGCTGGGGTGATGACGCGTCGTCCGAGTGAACCGATCTACAGCACGGCGATCGCGGCCGGGCGTGCGCTCTTCGGCTTCTGGGGGCTGAAACGACGGGTCAGCGGTGCTGAGCACATTCCCGCGACCGGTGGTGCGGTGCTCGCGATGACGCATTTTGGATACTTCGAGTTCGCGCTCGTCGAGTGGGCCGTGTGGCTCGAGAACCGCCGTCGCATCCGTTTCATGGCCAAGAAGGGCGCCTTCGACAAGCCGGTCGTCGGTCACCTGCTGCGCGGCATGAAGCACATCTCGGTCGACATGAAGGCGGGCGCCGCGGCGTACGCGAAGGCCGTGGAAGCGCTTCGCGACGGGGAGTTGCTGGGCGTCTTCCCCGAGGCCGGCGTCAGCGCCTCCTACACCGTGCGCGAACTCAAGACGGGCGCCGCTCGACTCGCCGCCGAAGCCCGCGTGCCGATCATCCCGGTCGCGGTGTGGGGCGGTCACCGACTGCTCACCAAGGGGCATCGGGTCGGGTTCTTCGAGCGATTCGGCGTGCCGGTGACCTTCGCCTTCGGCGCCCCGATCTCCGTCGCCGCCGATGACGACCCCCATGCGGTGACCGAACGGCTGCGCACGACGCTGCAAGGCCTCGTCGATCGGCTCCAGGCGGAGTATCCCGTCGACGGCACGGGCAAGTGGTGGCAGCCCCGAGCGCTCGGCGGCACCGCCCCCACCCCGGAAGAGGCTGCGGCCGCCGATGCGGCCCGCGATGCGGCCCGCGCTGCCCGTGCCGAATCCGATCACTGAGCCTGCATCCGGCACGACGACGATCATGACGACGATGAGCTGAGACATCCTCGGCGTTGCGAGCTAGGCTCGAGGCATGTGCAGGAACATCCACACCCTCCACAATTTCGAACCGGCGACCACCGACGACGAGGTGCACGCGGCCGCGTTGCAGTTCGTGCGCAAGGTGAGCGGGTCGACCAAGCCCTCGAAGGCCAACGCCGAGGCGTTCGATCGAGCCGTGGCCGAGATCGCGCACGTCACCCGTCACCTGCTCGACGATCTCGTGACGACCGCGCCGCCGAAGAACCGCGAGGTCGAAGCCGCCAAGGCCCGCGAGCGGTCCGCGCAACGGTACGCGTCACCGGTGGCGCAGACCGCCTGAATCCGCGAGACGACCGGGCGCGCCGCCGCCCGGGGGAGTAGCGTCGCCTCCATGGCCGATGCCGTCACACTCACCGTTCCCGGTCCGCGCGGCGATCGCTCGGTGCGGATCTCCAGTCCCACCCGCGTGATCTGGCCCGAGGCGGGCATCACGAAGCTCGAACTCGCCGAGTACTTCATCGCCGTGGGCGAGCCGTTCGTCGAGGCGAACGGCGACCGGCCGGTCTCGCTGCAGCGCTTCCCCGGCGGCGTCGACGGCGAGCAGTTCTTCTCGAAGAACCCGCCGAAGGGCGCGCCCGACTGGGTGCGCTCGGTGCCGGTGACGTATCCGAGCGGCCGCACGCATCCGCAGCTCGTGATCGACGAGCCCGCCGCCGCGGTCTGGGCGGCCCAGATGAACACGATCGTCTTCCACCCGTGGGCGTCGCGGGCCGAGCGGCCCGACTACCCCGACCAGCTGCGCATCGACCTCGATCCGCAGCCCGGCACGGGGTTCGCCGAGGCGGTGCCCGTCGCGCTGGCGCTGCGCGAGCTCCTCGGCGAGGTCGGGCTCAGCGCATTCGTGAAGAGCTCGGGCAGCCGCGGCATCCATGTCTTCGCGCCAATCGAGGCCGAGCACGAGTTCCTCGACGTGCGCCACGCGGTGATCGCGCTCGGGCGAGAGCTCGAGCGCCGGATGCCCGAGGAGGTCACCACCAACTGGTGGAAGGAGGAACGCGGCGACCGGATCTTCATCGACTTCAACCAGGCGAACCGCGACCGCACGATGGCGGGTGCGTACTGCCCCCGCCCCCTGCCGCAGGCCTCGGTGTCGTGCCCCCTCGAGTGGGACGAGCTCGAATCGACCGACCCCTCCGATCACACGGTGCGCACCGTGCCCGAGCGATTGCAGCGTCTTGGCGACCCTTGGAAGGGCATGCACGATTCATCCGGTCGCCTCGACACGCTGCTCGAGTGGTGGCAGCGCGACCTCGGCGACGGGCTCGGCGAACTGCCCTTCCCACCCGACTTCCCGAAGATGCCGGGCGAGCCGCCGCGCGTGCAGCCGAGCCGGGCCCGGCAGCAGCCCTGAAAGCAGCCCTGACTCACGCCGCGGCGACCGGCAGCGCGCGGCGGATGCATCGGGCCTGAGCCGTCGTCAGATTTCGATGCCGGGCCGGCCGTCGACCGGGTTCAGGGCCGAGCCGAGCAGCGGCCGGGGCGCCCCATGCACCTCGCGATGCAGTCGCTCCATTCGTGCGTCGAGTTCCGCGGCGGTGTGCGCGGCATCCGTCAGGCCGTCGAGCAGTTCCTGCGGCACCTGGCGCTCGTACTTGTAGTAGATCTTGTGCTCGAGGCTCGCCCAGAAGTCCATTGCGATCGTGCGGATCTGCACCTCGACGGCGACCGGGTGCGCACCCGTCGAGAGGAACACCGGAACCTCGACGATGACGTGCAGGCTCTGGTATCCGTTGGACTTCGGCTCCTTGATGTAGTCCTTGACCTGCAGCACCCGGATGTCCCGCTGCGCCGTGAGCAACTCGAAGAGTCGGTAGGCGTCCGAGACGAAGCTGCACGTGACACGCACTCCTGCGATATCGGTGATGGTGTCGCGGATCGTGTCGAACGTCGGGTCGATGCCTTTTCGCCGCATCTTCTCGATCACGCTGTCGAGGCTCTTGAGCCGGCTCGAGATGTGCTCGATGGGGTTGTAGTCGTGCGTCTGGCTGAACTCCTCGCGCAGGATCGAGAGCTTCGTGATCACCTCGTCCATGCCGAACTTGTAGCGCATCATGAAGCGCTCGGTCTCGTCGCGGAGCGCACGCATCTCGTCGAGCGTCTGACCGTCGATGGTCTCGAGCGTGCGCTGCGCACGGGCGGTGAGCATGGGGGGAGTGCCGTGCAGGGTGGGCGGAGTTCCGTCGAGCGGGGTCACGGATGCCACGCTACGTCGTGAAGCTCTGGGTTCCCTTTGATCTGCACCGGCGTTCGCCGGCGACGCATCGCTAGGCTCGAGGGATGGCAGCGTGGCTCACCGTGGCACCCGGCGTGCA
Proteins encoded in this window:
- a CDS encoding carboxylesterase/lipase family protein; its protein translation is MQPLSDERAPLEGVIETSTGALRGETIDGIARFLGVPYASPPFGEHRFRLPAPVEPWEGVRDATAFGPTAPQVPYAGALGELLPTVAIPGEGILNVNIWAPTDAAGAPLPVMVWMHGGSLKHGSNALPGYDGTTFARDGVVFVSVNYRLGTEGFSVLDGAPLNLGLHDQLAALRWVQREIAAFGGDPARVTVFGQSAGGATVAALAASPIANEVMQRAIVMSGPLEVKTPADAGRITALIARELGIAATRDAFAAVAPERLAAAQAKVIAGSSPLGGGPAFTIAIDGDLVPTSPADAFAAGASSNVPLLIGTTTEEYRLWLVPSGAVDRITRLHLAIGRRAAKISAAAVRRYRANRPGAKHGEVFGAILTDVLLRRSEYRVADARAAAGAPTWVYEFAWRSPVRGLGAAHAVELGFVFDGLAAPDSVALAGASAPQVLASAIHDAWVAFAASGEPGWPGWGAGRTVRIFDGIDDPAVPAPRLDELAELGR
- the msrA gene encoding peptide-methionine (S)-S-oxide reductase MsrA; amino-acid sequence: MTTRTETAILAGGCFWGMEDLIRKRPGVLSTRVGYTGGDVPNATYRNHGTHAEAIEIVFDPEAESYRDLLEFFFQIHDPSTRNRQGNDVGTSYRSAIFPTSDEQEVIAHETIADVDASGLWPGPATTEVSPAGPFWEAEPEHQDYLEKYPNGYTCHFVRPGWKLPKRDSEPAA
- the msrB gene encoding peptide-methionine (R)-S-oxide reductase MsrB; translation: MSQDYRKTPEAIDRLTRNQYRVTQEDGTEPAFRNEYWNNHEPGIYVDVVSGQPLFASTDKYDSRSGWPSFTKPIEPDAVTEKTDRSMFMKRVEVRSAGADSHLGHVFDDGPVDAGGLRYCMNSAALRFVPLAELDEAGYGRYRALFENQENAR
- a CDS encoding YihY/virulence factor BrkB family protein, which produces MSEHGADYGTTAKTTTSSKGGLVAFGKRATAWALTRKPVRAFLLYLEHHGPVLADSVTYRVLFSVFAGVFLGFAVAGTWLAGNPDALDALVETVGAAIPGLVGEDGLISPDDVVQPLTLSIAGIVGLVGLVGAAIGAIGSLRVAFRAIGDQPDDQTFFLWVLLRDLLLAIGFGAALAAAAAVTFLSTTALGTLFSWLGISTHDAVFDAATRFVSIVVIFVIDTLVIAVMFRLLSGMRPRARSLWTGAVIGGVGLTVLQLLSSLFVGGASNNPLLASFGSLIALLIWLNLSSQVILIAAAYIVTGVDEERDRVHALHGAPTLAIRRMQHAERRAADAAAELVTAREAVERERTGA
- a CDS encoding nitroreductase family deazaflavin-dependent oxidoreductase — protein: MPTVLQIVRSVVSPLTRTRVFRWSAPRILPPVERVIAWLTGGRVQLSALLVPSLVLHTTGAKSGEPRDTALMYTPDGQGRAIVAGTSFARDRHPGWTYNLLAHPDAAITVRGSRMPVRASLIGDDEREAAWARIEAQWPGYRAYERESGRVVRLFRLQPVADPHRASM
- a CDS encoding lysophospholipid acyltransferase family protein, producing MTRRPSEPIYSTAIAAGRALFGFWGLKRRVSGAEHIPATGGAVLAMTHFGYFEFALVEWAVWLENRRRIRFMAKKGAFDKPVVGHLLRGMKHISVDMKAGAAAYAKAVEALRDGELLGVFPEAGVSASYTVRELKTGAARLAAEARVPIIPVAVWGGHRLLTKGHRVGFFERFGVPVTFAFGAPISVAADDDPHAVTERLRTTLQGLVDRLQAEYPVDGTGKWWQPRALGGTAPTPEEAAAADAARDAARAARAESDH
- a CDS encoding DUF2277 domain-containing protein translates to MCRNIHTLHNFEPATTDDEVHAAALQFVRKVSGSTKPSKANAEAFDRAVAEIAHVTRHLLDDLVTTAPPKNREVEAAKARERSAQRYASPVAQTA
- the ligD gene encoding non-homologous end-joining DNA ligase, encoding MADAVTLTVPGPRGDRSVRISSPTRVIWPEAGITKLELAEYFIAVGEPFVEANGDRPVSLQRFPGGVDGEQFFSKNPPKGAPDWVRSVPVTYPSGRTHPQLVIDEPAAAVWAAQMNTIVFHPWASRAERPDYPDQLRIDLDPQPGTGFAEAVPVALALRELLGEVGLSAFVKSSGSRGIHVFAPIEAEHEFLDVRHAVIALGRELERRMPEEVTTNWWKEERGDRIFIDFNQANRDRTMAGAYCPRPLPQASVSCPLEWDELESTDPSDHTVRTVPERLQRLGDPWKGMHDSSGRLDTLLEWWQRDLGDGLGELPFPPDFPKMPGEPPRVQPSRARQQP
- a CDS encoding GTP pyrophosphokinase, producing MLTARAQRTLETIDGQTLDEMRALRDETERFMMRYKFGMDEVITKLSILREEFSQTHDYNPIEHISSRLKSLDSVIEKMRRKGIDPTFDTIRDTITDIAGVRVTCSFVSDAYRLFELLTAQRDIRVLQVKDYIKEPKSNGYQSLHVIVEVPVFLSTGAHPVAVEVQIRTIAMDFWASLEHKIYYKYERQVPQELLDGLTDAAHTAAELDARMERLHREVHGAPRPLLGSALNPVDGRPGIEI